The nucleotide sequence GAAGGTTTTGAGCGAACTCGCGGCATCGACGTGTCGAAAGCGGACGCCTCGGACGCGTTGGGAATCGTGCTCGCGAAGCACGGGCCGGTGGACGTGCTCATAAACAACGCCGCGGTGTGCATCGGACGCGAGTGCGCCGTCGGAAACGTCGATTACCGCgcctggacgcgctcgttcgAGACGAACGTCTTTGGCGCGATGCGGGTCCTGGAAGCGGCGCTCCCgcacctcgcccgcgacgccgtcgtcgtgaaCGTGTCGGGGCGGATGGGGAGCATCGGGCGGGTGATggccggcctcggcgcgtcgtccgcaaCGACGCAGGACGTCGTCTACCGcacgacgaaggcggcgctgaACATGATGACggtgtgcgccgcggcgcagttCAAGGCGAAGGACGAGACTAAGGATGTTAAAGTGGTCGCCGTAGATCCCGGATGGATGAACACCGACATGGGCAGGCGAGGGGGCACGGTGACAACCCCTGCACCGCCGCTCGAACCGGAGGATAGCGCCGccgggatcgtcgcgctcatcgccgggCTCAAACCCGAGGACAGCGGCAAGTTCCTGAACTGGCGGGGAGAGGAGTTGCCGTGGTGATCGATGACCCGACGACTCGTAAGTGTTACTCGAAACGTTGTTAAAACTCAAGAGACAAACGGAAGCTTGTCGCCCGGCGTGATGACCATGGGATCCCCTTTCCAGTCCCTCACCACCTTACTCCCGGGCGGGTACTCGCTCAGGTCTATCCCACCCTCCTCGCCCCAATCcccggccgcctccgcctcatCATCATCCGCCTCATCATCCATCGCCTCGTCttttttggttttttggTTTTTGGTTTTTGGAAACACCAACGCTCCGGCCGGAGCGTCTCCAAACGCGTCAGCCTCGTACGTCTCCACCCCCACGAACGCCGCCCCGgacgccctgcgcggcgccctcggtcGAACCCGCGGCTCTTGCGtctcgaacgacgacgaaacgCGAGACCCGGAAgagtccgcgagcgccctcgcgatgacgcccgcggcgtcgagcccgtcggcgtcctcgtcgacgatgacgagcccggagccgccgcccgacgccgcgacgacgcgctcggtggtgtctcctcctcctcccgtcgtcgtcgtgttaAGCGGCGGTCGTACCGGGACGCACCGTACGATGCGCCACACCGGCgatccgtcgacgac is from Micromonas commoda chromosome 12, complete sequence and encodes:
- a CDS encoding predicted protein codes for the protein MKTVVVTGASRGLGLELARAYIDDRVKEEKYAPRWRVVAVHRQHTDVIDGPEGFERTRGIDVSKADASDALGIVLAKHGPVDVLINNAAVCIGRECAVGNVDYRAWTRSFETNVFGAMRVLEAALPHLARDAVVVNVSGRMGSIGRVMAGLGASSATTQDVVYRTTKAALNMMTVCAAAQFKAKDETKDVKVVAVDPGWMNTDMGRRGGTVTTPAPPLEPEDSAAGIVALIAGLKPEDSGKFLNWRGEELPW
- a CDS encoding predicted protein; this encodes MTMGSPFQSLTTLLPGGYSLRSIPPSSPQSPAASASSSSASSSIASSFLVFWFLVFGNTNAPAGASPNASASYVSTPTNAAPDALRGALGRTRGSCVSNDDETRDPEESASALAMTPAASSPSASSSTMTSPEPPPDAATTRSVVSPPPPVVVVLSGGRTGTHRTMRHTGDPSTTCGANRSPQRRWSPPGMRAKNASMSATFAKPRISIWMLDSGTPTAPVTRETSAGSRPAATPTVWTHSPSISSALAL